A stretch of Dyella sp. BiH032 DNA encodes these proteins:
- a CDS encoding aminopeptidase P family protein — protein sequence MSHPIPSRLALLREAMRRHGVDACLIPSADPHMSEYLPDHWQARAWLSGFTGSAGLLIVTPDQAGLWTDSRYFAQAERQLAGTGIELMRQRPSQASEHLEWLRQHLGDGQTLAVAGDSLPLATRELIDRRFASTGARLRTDLDLPGAIWTDRPPLPVAPVVEHPIRYACITRADKLARLRTAMRKHGASHHLVSSLDDIAWLTNLRGSDVECNPVFLAHLLVAADGPATLFVDRRKLTDTLVAALAADDVRIANYATIADALGELRAGDTLLLDAHRVASVIADAIPPAVRRVEAANPSTLLKARKSAGELDHVREAMRRDGAALVRAFRRLEERLAAGMTQTELDVEALLREERSSQPDFIGESFATIAGYQANGALPHYRATPESHSTLKPLGLLLVDSGGQYLGGTTDVTRVLGLGPTTAEQRRDSTLVMKGLIALSRARFPKGASGPQLDALARAPLWASGLDYGHGTGHGVGYFLNVHEGPQSIRPPVPGTALHALEPGMITSIEPGVYKPDRHGIRHENLAVVVEADQTEFGEFFAFETLTLCPFDRRALEPGLLNPEERAWLDDYHAKVRAALSPLLEGADLVWLERHCAPL from the coding sequence ATGAGCCACCCCATTCCTTCCCGCCTTGCCCTTTTGCGTGAGGCCATGCGTCGCCACGGCGTGGATGCCTGCCTCATCCCCAGCGCCGATCCGCACATGTCCGAGTACCTGCCCGACCACTGGCAGGCCCGCGCCTGGCTGTCCGGATTCACCGGCTCGGCCGGCCTCCTGATCGTCACGCCGGACCAGGCCGGGCTGTGGACCGACTCGCGCTACTTCGCGCAGGCCGAACGGCAGCTCGCCGGTACGGGCATCGAACTGATGCGTCAGCGCCCCTCGCAGGCCTCCGAGCACCTGGAGTGGCTGCGCCAGCACCTGGGCGACGGTCAGACCCTGGCGGTGGCTGGCGACAGCCTTCCGCTGGCAACCCGCGAACTGATCGACCGGCGCTTCGCGTCCACCGGCGCCCGGTTGCGCACGGACCTCGACCTGCCCGGCGCCATCTGGACGGACCGCCCGCCCCTGCCCGTGGCACCGGTGGTGGAACACCCGATCCGCTATGCCTGCATCACCCGGGCGGACAAGCTCGCCCGCCTGCGCACGGCCATGCGCAAGCACGGAGCCTCGCATCACCTGGTATCGAGCCTGGACGACATTGCCTGGCTGACCAACCTGCGCGGCAGCGATGTCGAATGCAACCCGGTCTTCCTGGCGCACCTGCTGGTCGCCGCCGACGGCCCGGCCACCTTGTTCGTCGACCGGCGCAAGCTCACTGACACGCTGGTCGCCGCGCTCGCCGCCGACGACGTGCGCATCGCGAACTACGCCACCATCGCCGATGCCCTGGGCGAGCTGCGCGCCGGCGACACCCTGCTGCTGGACGCCCATCGCGTCGCCAGCGTCATCGCCGACGCCATTCCCCCCGCCGTACGCCGGGTCGAAGCCGCCAATCCGTCCACTTTGCTCAAGGCGCGCAAGAGCGCCGGCGAGCTGGATCACGTGCGCGAGGCGATGCGCCGCGATGGCGCGGCCCTGGTCCGGGCGTTCCGCCGGCTGGAGGAGCGCCTGGCCGCCGGCATGACGCAGACGGAACTGGACGTCGAAGCGCTGCTGCGCGAAGAGCGTTCGTCCCAACCCGATTTCATCGGCGAAAGCTTCGCCACCATTGCCGGCTACCAGGCCAACGGCGCCCTGCCCCATTACCGCGCCACGCCGGAGAGCCACAGCACGCTCAAGCCGCTGGGCCTGCTGCTGGTGGATTCCGGCGGGCAGTATCTGGGTGGCACCACCGACGTGACCCGCGTGCTGGGCCTGGGCCCGACCACCGCCGAGCAGCGCCGCGACTCCACCCTGGTAATGAAGGGGCTGATCGCGCTGTCCCGCGCCCGCTTCCCGAAGGGAGCCAGCGGCCCGCAGCTGGACGCACTGGCCCGCGCACCGCTGTGGGCCTCCGGCCTGGACTATGGGCACGGTACCGGCCATGGCGTGGGCTACTTCCTCAACGTGCACGAAGGGCCGCAGAGCATCCGGCCGCCTGTGCCCGGCACCGCGCTTCATGCCCTGGAGCCGGGCATGATCACGTCCATCGAGCCGGGCGTGTACAAACCGGACCGGCACGGCATCCGCCACGAGAATCTGGCGGTCGTGGTCGAGGCGGACCAGACCGAGTTCGGTGAGTTCTTCGCCTTCGAGACGCTTACGCTCTGCCCGTTCGATCGCCGCGCGC
- a CDS encoding CTP synthase, with amino-acid sequence MTPLIFVTGGVVSSLGKGIAAASLASILEARGLSVTMMKLDPYINVDPGTMSPFQHGEVYVTDDGAETDLDLGHYERFVHTRLTGKNSITTGKIYESVIRKERRGDYLGATVQVIPHITDEIKHCIHEATRGFDVALVEIGGTVGDIESLPFLEAIRQLRIEHGPEKCLFMHLTLVPYIKAAGEIKTKPTQHSVKELRSIGIQPDVLLCRCEQPLPDGERRKIALFTNVPENAVISAADVDIIYKQPLWLHKQGLDEIVVKRLGLEAGPADLSAWQRTVDAVEHPKDEVSVAIVGKYVEHKDAYKSLGEALRHGGIKQQTRVNLKWIDSEQIEAEGAAKVLGEVDAILVPGGFGKRGFEGKVLTAKYAREHGVPYFGICYGMHAAVVDFARHVAGLADADSSENDRNTPDPVIALITEWTTATGEVETRNERSDLGGTMRLGAQECRLKVGTLARELYGQDVVRERHRHRYEFNNRYRQSFEDLGMVISGKSMDDLLVEIVELPQQKHPWFLGCQAHPEFTSTPRDGHPLFIGFVRAAREYKAVREGERLARAKENVA; translated from the coding sequence ATGACCCCCCTGATTTTCGTCACCGGCGGTGTGGTGTCCTCGCTTGGCAAGGGCATCGCCGCGGCGTCGCTGGCTTCCATTCTGGAAGCGCGTGGCCTCTCGGTCACCATGATGAAGCTCGACCCGTACATCAACGTGGACCCGGGCACCATGAGCCCCTTCCAGCACGGCGAGGTGTACGTCACCGACGACGGTGCCGAGACCGACCTGGACCTGGGCCACTACGAGCGCTTCGTCCATACCCGCCTGACGGGCAAGAACTCCATCACCACGGGCAAGATCTACGAGTCGGTGATCCGCAAGGAGCGCCGCGGCGACTACCTGGGCGCCACCGTGCAGGTGATCCCGCACATCACCGACGAGATCAAGCACTGCATCCACGAGGCCACCCGCGGCTTCGACGTGGCCCTGGTGGAGATCGGCGGCACGGTGGGCGACATCGAGTCGCTGCCGTTCCTGGAGGCCATCCGCCAGCTGCGCATCGAGCACGGTCCGGAGAAGTGCCTGTTCATGCACCTGACCCTGGTGCCGTACATCAAGGCCGCCGGCGAGATCAAAACCAAGCCGACCCAGCATTCGGTGAAGGAACTGCGCTCCATCGGCATCCAGCCGGACGTGCTGCTGTGCCGCTGCGAACAGCCGCTGCCCGACGGCGAGCGCCGCAAGATCGCGCTGTTCACCAATGTGCCGGAAAACGCCGTGATCAGCGCGGCGGACGTGGACATCATCTACAAGCAGCCGCTGTGGCTGCACAAGCAGGGCCTGGACGAGATCGTGGTCAAGCGCCTCGGCCTGGAAGCCGGCCCGGCCGACCTGTCCGCCTGGCAGCGCACGGTCGATGCGGTCGAGCATCCGAAAGACGAGGTCAGCGTGGCCATCGTCGGCAAGTACGTCGAGCACAAGGATGCCTACAAATCGCTGGGCGAAGCCCTGCGCCACGGCGGCATCAAGCAGCAGACGCGCGTCAACCTGAAGTGGATCGACTCCGAGCAGATCGAGGCCGAAGGCGCGGCCAAAGTGCTGGGCGAGGTGGATGCGATTCTCGTGCCTGGCGGGTTCGGTAAGCGCGGCTTCGAGGGCAAGGTGCTGACTGCCAAGTACGCGCGCGAGCACGGGGTGCCGTATTTCGGCATCTGCTACGGCATGCACGCGGCGGTGGTGGATTTCGCCCGCCACGTGGCCGGCCTGGCCGACGCGGACTCCAGCGAGAACGATCGCAACACGCCGGACCCGGTGATCGCGCTGATCACCGAGTGGACTACCGCCACCGGCGAGGTCGAGACCCGCAACGAGCGTTCCGACCTGGGTGGCACCATGCGCCTGGGCGCGCAGGAGTGTCGCCTGAAGGTCGGTACGCTGGCGCGCGAGTTGTACGGCCAGGACGTGGTGCGCGAGCGCCATCGCCACCGCTACGAGTTCAACAACCGCTACCGCCAGTCCTTCGAGGACCTGGGGATGGTCATCTCCGGCAAGTCGATGGACGACCTGCTGGTGGAGATCGTCGAACTGCCGCAGCAGAAGCATCCGTGGTTCCTCGGTTGCCAGGCGCATCCGGAATTCACCTCGACGCCGCGCGACGGCCATCCGCTGTTCATCGGTTTCGTCCGCGCTGCCCGCGAATACAAGGCGGTGCGCGAAGGCGAGCGCCTGGCCCGGGCGAAGGAGAACGTCGCATGA
- the kdsA gene encoding 3-deoxy-8-phosphooctulonate synthase, with protein sequence MKLCGFEVGQDQPLFLIAGPCVVESEQLQVETAGKLKEITAKLGVNFIFKSSFDKANRSSGSSFRGLGMEEGLRILGEVKRQVGVPVLTDVHEYTPFGEVASVVDMLQTPAFLCRQTDFIQAVARAGKPVNIKKGQFLAPWDMKNVVDKAKAVGNDDILVCERGASFGYNNLVSDMRSLAVMRDTGCPVVFDATHSVQLPGGQGTSSGGQREFVPVLARAAIAVGVAGLFAETHPDPAKALSDGPNAWPLGKMEALLETLMELDAVTKRHGFLEQTL encoded by the coding sequence ATGAAGCTGTGCGGTTTCGAGGTCGGCCAGGACCAGCCGCTGTTCCTGATCGCCGGGCCCTGCGTCGTCGAATCCGAGCAGCTCCAGGTGGAGACGGCGGGCAAACTGAAGGAAATCACCGCCAAGCTCGGCGTCAACTTCATCTTCAAGTCCAGCTTCGACAAGGCGAACCGGTCGTCCGGTTCCAGCTTCCGCGGCCTGGGCATGGAAGAAGGTCTGCGCATCCTGGGCGAGGTAAAGCGCCAGGTCGGCGTGCCGGTGCTCACCGACGTGCACGAATACACCCCGTTCGGCGAAGTCGCCTCGGTGGTGGATATGCTGCAGACGCCGGCCTTCCTGTGCCGCCAGACCGACTTCATCCAGGCGGTGGCCCGCGCCGGCAAGCCGGTGAACATCAAGAAGGGCCAGTTCCTCGCGCCGTGGGACATGAAGAACGTCGTGGACAAGGCCAAGGCCGTGGGCAACGACGACATCCTGGTGTGCGAGCGCGGCGCCAGCTTCGGCTACAACAATCTCGTGTCCGACATGCGTTCGCTCGCGGTGATGCGCGACACCGGCTGCCCGGTAGTGTTCGACGCGACGCATTCGGTGCAGCTGCCGGGCGGGCAGGGCACCAGTTCCGGCGGCCAGCGCGAATTCGTGCCGGTGCTGGCGCGCGCAGCCATCGCGGTCGGCGTGGCGGGCCTGTTCGCCGAGACGCATCCGGATCCGGCCAAGGCGCTGAGCGACGGCCCCAATGCCTGGCCGCTGGGCAAGATGGAAGCGCTGCTGGAAACGCTGATGGAACTGGATGCCGTGACCAAGCGCCACGGTTTCCTCGAGCAGACCCTCTAA
- the eno gene encoding phosphopyruvate hydratase produces MSTDITRIHAREILDSRGNPTLEAEVTLAGGGFGRAAVPSGASTGTREAVELRDGDKSRYLGKGVKNAVGNVNGAIAGALKGFDAADQKGLDAKLIALDGTPNKGKLGANALLGVSMAAAHAVAAQQGRPLWQYLATINGTTGKPGALPVPMMNIINGGAHADNNVDVQEFMVLPVGLPSFAEALRAGTEIFHALKSVLKGKGLNTAVGDEGGFAPNLRSNIEALDTILEAVNKSGYKVGSDILLGLDVASSEFFKDGKYDLEGEGKVYTPAQFVDLLASWAKQYPIVTIEDGMAEGDWDGWKLLTDTIGKQVQLVGDDLFVTNPAIFKEGIDKKIANAILIKVNQIGTLSETLEAIAMADAAKYAAIVSHRSGETEDTTISDIAVATTATQIKTGSLCRTDRVAKYNQLLRIEEQLGAAAQYAGRNAFPNLAKLPG; encoded by the coding sequence ATGAGCACTGACATCACCCGCATCCACGCCCGCGAAATCCTCGACTCCCGCGGCAATCCCACGCTCGAAGCGGAAGTGACCCTGGCCGGCGGCGGCTTCGGTCGTGCGGCAGTGCCCAGCGGCGCGTCCACTGGTACCCGCGAGGCGGTGGAGCTGCGTGATGGCGACAAGTCGCGCTATCTCGGCAAGGGCGTGAAGAACGCGGTGGGCAACGTCAACGGTGCGATCGCCGGTGCGCTGAAGGGCTTCGACGCGGCCGACCAGAAGGGTCTGGATGCCAAGCTCATCGCGCTGGACGGTACTCCGAACAAGGGCAAGCTCGGCGCCAACGCCCTCCTGGGCGTGTCGATGGCCGCCGCGCATGCCGTTGCAGCGCAGCAGGGGCGGCCGCTGTGGCAGTACCTGGCGACCATCAACGGCACCACCGGCAAGCCTGGCGCGCTGCCGGTGCCGATGATGAACATCATCAACGGCGGCGCCCATGCCGATAACAACGTCGACGTGCAGGAGTTCATGGTGCTGCCGGTCGGCCTGCCGAGCTTCGCCGAGGCGCTGCGCGCCGGCACGGAGATCTTTCACGCGCTCAAGAGCGTGCTGAAGGGCAAGGGTCTCAACACGGCGGTGGGCGACGAGGGCGGCTTCGCGCCGAACCTGCGCTCGAACATCGAAGCGCTCGACACCATCCTCGAAGCGGTCAACAAGTCCGGCTACAAGGTCGGCAGCGACATCCTGCTGGGCCTGGACGTGGCCAGCTCCGAGTTCTTCAAGGACGGCAAGTACGATCTGGAAGGCGAGGGTAAGGTCTACACGCCGGCGCAGTTCGTCGACCTGCTGGCCAGCTGGGCGAAGCAGTATCCGATCGTCACCATCGAGGACGGCATGGCCGAAGGCGACTGGGACGGCTGGAAGCTGCTCACCGACACCATCGGCAAGCAGGTGCAGCTGGTCGGCGACGACCTGTTCGTGACCAACCCGGCCATCTTCAAGGAAGGCATCGACAAGAAGATCGCCAACGCGATCCTGATCAAGGTCAACCAGATCGGCACGCTGTCGGAGACGCTCGAAGCGATCGCCATGGCCGACGCCGCCAAGTACGCCGCGATCGTGTCGCACCGCTCCGGCGAGACGGAGGACACCACCATCTCCGATATTGCCGTGGCGACCACCGCGACCCAGATCAAGACCGGTTCGCTGTGCCGCACCGACCGCGTGGCGAAGTACAACCAGCTGCTGCGCATCGAGGAGCAACTGGGTGCCGCCGCGCAATACGCCGGCCGCAACGCGTTCCCGAACCTGGCCAAGCTGCCGGGCTGA
- the ftsB gene encoding cell division protein FtsB produces MLRWIALILLLVLIGLQVKLWTGNGGVHEVETLRAAVKKQTEDNQRLLQRNQALGADVDDLKHGEQAVEARARGELGLIKPGETFYQVVEQQPGAASSAPAPPAASGSSGP; encoded by the coding sequence ATGCTGCGCTGGATCGCTCTCATCCTGCTGCTCGTGCTGATCGGTCTGCAGGTAAAGCTGTGGACCGGCAACGGCGGCGTGCACGAGGTAGAAACCCTGCGCGCCGCCGTGAAGAAACAGACCGAGGACAACCAGCGCCTGCTCCAGCGCAATCAGGCGCTGGGCGCGGACGTCGACGATCTCAAGCATGGCGAACAGGCGGTGGAAGCGCGAGCGCGCGGGGAGCTGGGCCTGATCAAGCCCGGCGAGACCTTCTACCAGGTGGTCGAGCAGCAGCCGGGCGCCGCATCCAGCGCCCCTGCGCCGCCGGCTGCCAGCGGCAGCAGCGGGCCCTGA
- the ispD gene encoding 2-C-methyl-D-erythritol 4-phosphate cytidylyltransferase: protein MTSLWCVVPAAGRGARVGGDIPKQYLPLAGEPLIRHTLERLAAHPRIAGLMVVLGAGDERWPGWDRLAGKPVRTAIGGAERCDSVLAGLHALPPEVAPDAFVLVHDAARPCVRTADIERLIDLATPAGGGLLGAPLRDTLKRADASGRSLATEPREERWRAFTPQMFRRGELAEALRAAAAAGLKVSDEAMAMERAGFAPLLVEGAEDNIKVTTAADFALAEFLLSKTT, encoded by the coding sequence ATGACTTCCCTGTGGTGCGTAGTGCCGGCCGCCGGGCGCGGGGCGCGGGTCGGCGGAGACATCCCCAAACAATACCTGCCGCTGGCCGGCGAACCGCTGATCCGGCACACGCTGGAACGGCTGGCCGCACACCCGCGCATCGCCGGCCTGATGGTGGTGCTGGGTGCCGGGGACGAACGGTGGCCTGGATGGGACCGGCTCGCCGGCAAACCCGTGCGTACCGCTATCGGCGGGGCCGAGCGCTGCGATTCCGTGCTCGCCGGCCTGCATGCCCTGCCTCCCGAGGTGGCGCCGGATGCATTCGTTCTGGTCCACGACGCCGCGCGCCCTTGCGTGCGCACGGCCGACATCGAGCGCCTGATCGACCTGGCCACGCCGGCGGGCGGCGGGCTGCTGGGGGCGCCGTTGCGCGACACGCTCAAGCGTGCCGATGCCTCGGGGCGCAGTCTCGCCACCGAGCCGCGCGAGGAGCGCTGGCGCGCCTTCACTCCGCAGATGTTCCGCCGTGGTGAACTGGCGGAAGCATTGCGCGCGGCAGCGGCTGCCGGCCTCAAGGTTAGCGACGAGGCGATGGCGATGGAGCGCGCGGGCTTTGCCCCGTTGCTCGTCGAAGGCGCCGAGGACAATATCAAGGTCACGACGGCCGCCGATTTCGCGCTGGCCGAGTTCCTGCTGAGCAAGACGACGTGA
- the ispF gene encoding 2-C-methyl-D-erythritol 2,4-cyclodiphosphate synthase has translation MRIGQGYDVHAFGDGDHVMLGGVRVPHSRGVIAHSDGDVVIHALCDAIFGALALGDIGRHFPPSQERWRHAESRLFLRHAYALMRERGYAIGNVDVTVICEAPKVGPHAQAMRELLAEDLHCDLDRVSIKATTTEQLGFTGRGEGIAAQACALLVLA, from the coding sequence ATGCGGATCGGCCAGGGCTACGACGTACACGCTTTCGGCGATGGCGACCACGTCATGCTGGGCGGCGTGCGCGTGCCGCACAGCCGCGGCGTCATCGCTCATTCCGACGGCGACGTGGTGATCCACGCCCTGTGCGATGCGATCTTCGGGGCCCTCGCGCTGGGCGACATCGGGCGTCACTTCCCGCCGTCGCAGGAACGCTGGCGCCATGCGGAAAGCCGCCTGTTCCTGCGCCACGCCTACGCGCTGATGCGCGAACGCGGCTATGCGATCGGCAACGTGGACGTCACAGTGATCTGCGAGGCTCCGAAGGTCGGCCCGCACGCCCAGGCCATGCGCGAGCTTCTGGCGGAAGACCTGCACTGCGACCTCGACCGCGTGAGCATCAAGGCCACCACGACCGAGCAACTGGGCTTCACCGGCCGCGGCGAAGGCATCGCCGCCCAGGCCTGCGCGCTGCTGGTCCTGGCATGA
- the mgtE gene encoding magnesium transporter, with protein MSEAEVRGSANRLHEQLEHIIELLRRHKLVEQVAHAQHGPHQELVDNLLHRQHLSELQRQLDGLHPADIAYILEALPLEDRLTVWQLVKADRDGEILLEVSDAVRESLIADMDQGEILAAVEPLEADELADLVEDLPTEVLPELMASLDAQQREQLQSALSWKEDQVGALMDFEMVTIREDVSLEVVLRYLRRFDELPAQTDKLFVVNYENVLTGVLPLHWLLVNSPERMVSEVMAPDVNTFHPADDVYEVAQAFERYDLVTAPVVDDSSHLIGRITIDAMVDVIREESESEALSRGGLREEEDIFASVWKSVRNRWAWLAINLVTAFIASRVIGLFEGSIQRLVALATLMPIVAGIGGNSGNQTITMIVRALALDQITTDSARRLWRKEMGVALANGLVWGGVIGVVAWALYGNVSLGLVMTAAMTLNLLLAAFCGVGIPMLMARAGRDPALGSSVLITAMTDSGGFFIFLGLATLFLV; from the coding sequence ATGAGCGAGGCGGAGGTCCGCGGCTCCGCCAACCGGCTGCACGAGCAGCTGGAGCACATCATCGAACTGCTGCGCCGGCACAAGCTGGTGGAGCAGGTCGCGCATGCGCAGCACGGCCCGCACCAGGAGCTGGTCGACAACCTGCTGCACCGCCAGCACCTGTCGGAATTGCAGCGCCAGCTCGACGGCCTGCACCCGGCCGACATCGCCTACATCCTCGAAGCCCTGCCGCTGGAAGACCGCCTGACGGTCTGGCAGCTGGTGAAGGCCGATCGCGACGGCGAGATCCTGCTCGAAGTCTCGGACGCGGTCCGCGAATCCCTGATCGCGGACATGGACCAGGGCGAAATCCTCGCCGCGGTGGAACCGCTGGAGGCCGACGAGCTGGCCGACCTGGTGGAGGACCTGCCGACCGAGGTGCTGCCCGAGCTGATGGCCAGCCTCGACGCGCAGCAGCGCGAGCAGCTGCAGTCGGCCCTGTCCTGGAAGGAGGACCAGGTCGGTGCGCTGATGGACTTCGAGATGGTCACCATCCGCGAGGACGTCAGTCTCGAAGTCGTACTGCGCTACTTGCGCCGCTTCGACGAGCTCCCGGCGCAGACCGACAAGCTGTTCGTCGTGAACTACGAGAACGTGCTCACCGGCGTGCTGCCGCTGCATTGGCTGCTGGTCAACTCGCCGGAAAGGATGGTGAGCGAGGTGATGGCGCCGGATGTGAATACCTTCCACCCGGCCGACGATGTCTACGAAGTCGCCCAGGCGTTCGAGCGCTACGACCTGGTGACGGCGCCGGTGGTGGACGACAGCAGTCATCTGATCGGCCGCATCACCATCGATGCGATGGTCGACGTGATCCGCGAGGAAAGCGAGAGCGAGGCGCTGAGCCGTGGCGGCCTGCGCGAGGAAGAAGACATCTTCGCCTCGGTATGGAAGTCGGTGCGCAACCGCTGGGCGTGGCTGGCCATCAACCTGGTGACGGCCTTCATCGCGTCGCGCGTGATCGGCCTGTTCGAAGGCTCGATCCAGCGGCTGGTGGCGCTGGCCACGCTGATGCCGATCGTCGCCGGCATCGGCGGCAACTCCGGCAACCAGACCATCACTATGATCGTGCGCGCACTGGCGCTGGACCAGATCACCACGGACAGCGCCAGGCGCCTGTGGCGCAAGGAAATGGGCGTGGCGCTGGCGAACGGTCTGGTGTGGGGCGGCGTGATCGGCGTGGTGGCCTGGGCGCTCTACGGCAATGTTTCGCTGGGCCTGGTCATGACCGCGGCGATGACCCTCAATCTGCTGCTCGCGGCGTTCTGCGGCGTGGGCATCCCGATGCTGATGGCCCGTGCGGGACGCGATCCTGCGCTGGGTTCCAGCGTATTGATCACCGCCATGACGGACAGCGGCGGCTTCTTCATCTTCCTCGGGCTGGCGACGCTGTTCCTGGTCTAA